In Paracoccus methylovorus, a genomic segment contains:
- a CDS encoding SulP family inorganic anion transporter yields the protein MNQQPIAAPGFAPLFTPKLITVLREGYGVAQLRADAVAGLTVAIVALPLSMAIAIASGASPAQGLYTAIIGGFLVSALGGSRYQVGGPAGAFIVLVAGIVAQHGMSGLILATFMSGMLMIAIGLLRLGTFIKFIPFPVTIGFTAGIAVIIFTSQIKEILGLTLADEPGELIEKIPALWHARASLSPAALGIALGTIAVILGLKRVRPHWPGMLIAVTLAAGFIAATGADVATIGSRFGGIPSTLPAPALPEFSVAKAMTLLPAAISLTLLGSIESLLSAVVADGMTGRRHRSNCELVAQGVANIGSALFGGICVTGTIARTATNVRSGAHGPVAGMLHALFLLVFMLAAAPLASYIPLAALAGVLAVVSWNMIEKPAIAILLRSGWGEAAVLTVTFLLTIFRDLTEAIVVGLALGSVLFIQRMSQAVGVEANTPLVGADMADSDHLRPDQPQPRDVVVYRISGALFFGATASIGSVLDRIQDGFRVLVVDFSAVPFLDSTGAHMIEGLAHKAQRRGVELWLTGSSRDIRRALLAHGLRRPLVRYAPTVDEALRRRRVS from the coding sequence ATGAACCAGCAGCCGATCGCAGCGCCCGGATTTGCGCCGCTGTTTACCCCCAAACTGATTACCGTCCTGCGTGAAGGCTATGGCGTCGCGCAGTTGCGCGCCGATGCGGTTGCCGGCCTGACCGTCGCCATCGTGGCCTTGCCACTGTCGATGGCTATCGCCATCGCCTCGGGCGCCTCGCCTGCGCAGGGGCTGTATACGGCGATCATCGGCGGCTTCCTCGTCTCGGCTCTTGGCGGCTCGCGCTATCAGGTCGGCGGGCCGGCGGGGGCGTTCATCGTGCTGGTCGCGGGCATCGTCGCACAACACGGCATGTCCGGACTGATCCTGGCAACCTTCATGTCGGGTATGCTGATGATCGCCATCGGTCTGCTACGGCTGGGCACATTCATCAAGTTTATCCCGTTTCCGGTGACGATCGGCTTTACCGCCGGCATCGCCGTCATCATCTTCACCAGCCAGATCAAAGAGATCCTCGGCCTGACACTGGCGGATGAACCGGGCGAGTTGATCGAAAAGATCCCCGCCCTCTGGCACGCCCGCGCCAGCCTGTCCCCGGCCGCCCTGGGGATCGCGCTGGGGACCATTGCGGTGATCCTGGGGCTAAAGCGCGTCCGACCGCATTGGCCGGGCATGTTGATCGCCGTGACACTGGCCGCAGGTTTCATCGCCGCGACCGGGGCGGATGTCGCAACCATCGGCAGCCGGTTCGGCGGCATCCCCTCGACCCTGCCCGCCCCGGCCCTGCCGGAGTTTTCGGTCGCGAAGGCGATGACGCTTTTGCCTGCGGCCATCTCGCTGACACTGCTTGGCTCTATCGAATCGCTGCTGTCTGCCGTGGTCGCGGATGGCATGACCGGCCGTCGTCACCGCTCGAACTGCGAACTGGTGGCGCAGGGCGTGGCCAATATAGGCTCGGCGCTGTTCGGAGGCATTTGCGTCACCGGCACCATCGCGCGCACCGCCACCAATGTGCGATCCGGCGCGCACGGACCCGTCGCGGGAATGCTGCATGCGCTGTTCCTGCTGGTCTTCATGCTGGCCGCCGCGCCGCTTGCCTCGTACATTCCGCTGGCCGCGCTGGCCGGGGTGCTGGCAGTCGTATCATGGAACATGATCGAAAAGCCCGCCATCGCGATCCTCTTGCGCTCAGGCTGGGGAGAGGCGGCGGTGCTGACAGTCACCTTCCTGCTCACCATCTTCCGCGACCTGACCGAAGCCATCGTCGTGGGACTGGCGCTCGGTTCGGTGCTGTTCATCCAGCGCATGAGCCAGGCTGTCGGGGTCGAGGCCAACACGCCGCTGGTCGGCGCCGATATGGCGGACAGCGACCACCTGCGGCCTGACCAGCCGCAGCCGCGCGATGTCGTGGTCTATCGCATCTCGGGCGCGCTGTTCTTTGGCGCCACGGCTTCGATCGGCTCGGTGCTGGACCGTATTCAGGACGGGTTCCGCGTGCTGGTGGTGGATTTCAGCGCCGTGCCCTTTCTGGATTCGACCGGCGCGCATATGATCGAGGGGCTGGCGCACAAGGCCCAACGCCGCGGTGTGGAACTGTGGCTGACCGGCTCCAGCCGTGACATACGCCGCGCATTGCTCGCACACGGGTTGCGCCGCCCATTGGTGCGCTATGCGCCCACGGTGGACGAGGCGCTGCGTCGGCGGCGGGTTTCCTGA
- a CDS encoding helix-turn-helix domain-containing protein, with protein MLTSAQMRAARALLGIDQKRLAEMSGLSVPTIQRMEASDGNVRGVVESLARVVEALEAAGIELIGEGVVSNSGGRGVRLKSGPKT; from the coding sequence ATGCTGACCTCGGCCCAGATGCGCGCGGCGCGTGCGCTGCTTGGCATCGACCAGAAGCGACTGGCAGAAATGTCCGGCCTGTCGGTTCCGACGATCCAGCGCATGGAGGCAAGCGACGGCAATGTCCGCGGTGTGGTCGAAAGCCTGGCCCGCGTGGTCGAGGCGCTGGAGGCCGCAGGCATCGAGCTGATCGGCGAAGGCGTCGTCAGCAACTCGGGCGGACGTGGCGTCCGGCTGAAATCCGGTCCCAAGACGTAA
- a CDS encoding TonB-dependent receptor domain-containing protein, whose translation MKRYGIIALAGVSSLALTTALYAQDNQNTVVLDPITLVSSGQENVEATGGVSVTPEDIQAIQPADVSELFSRNSAITVSGGAGPSKRIHVFGMEQSNLAVTVDGVPQGVTSWHHTGSNVIDPAFLRSVEVEAGAAAADAGFGAAAGAVRYETVGARDLLTDGRNQGGRVGLSYGSNGRGISGSLAGFGVYEGFDWFAMVHGANGDNYEAGNGREMPGTEPATRGVLTKFGYEFEGHRIELAYEYNKDNTDRVIKMNMDLGQTDEVFPLNVTRNSVSLKYTAVSPTDNWDPEAMVYFARNGYWRPNYAAIPPRLTNGDMDLESSTVGGVMKNTFTLDQGRITAGVDWAYNDYRVDNFGDAGLGVWTLETMQIGAFVQGRFEFDNGIDLSTGIRVDHHRFTDWHNNRFTDTGASVNGTASYEFSEGYEVFAGASHTWLGYQVGEYGLLHARDESFTTNPDYRPAEASNIKVGLNANQGNWTGNLTYFDTKLKGLGEYNTTVGYLENADDYRSKGFTMQAAYSWGTGRIGGSFTKADVTQNGTNVLPQGGTVMPVGELATLFIDQEIPQYNLKVGGTIEWAGKLSTAEMQEAGFAAHDSYTVVNLYGEWRPQNYKNIAVQLNVNNLFDEAYYERSSYVQGGPRDVDPLWAPGRTVTLGVKMDF comes from the coding sequence ATGAAAAGATACGGAATCATCGCTCTGGCGGGGGTGTCCTCGCTTGCTCTGACGACAGCACTCTACGCCCAGGACAACCAAAACACCGTGGTTCTGGACCCGATTACGCTGGTGTCCTCGGGACAAGAAAATGTCGAGGCGACAGGTGGCGTGTCCGTCACCCCCGAGGATATTCAAGCGATACAGCCGGCCGATGTGTCAGAACTGTTCTCGCGGAATTCGGCCATTACTGTTTCGGGCGGAGCAGGCCCCTCCAAGCGCATCCATGTGTTCGGCATGGAGCAATCGAACCTTGCCGTAACAGTAGATGGCGTGCCGCAGGGCGTTACCAGTTGGCACCACACCGGATCGAATGTGATCGATCCCGCCTTCCTCAGATCGGTCGAGGTCGAGGCCGGCGCCGCTGCTGCCGATGCAGGCTTCGGCGCCGCTGCAGGTGCTGTGCGCTATGAAACGGTCGGCGCGCGCGACCTGCTGACCGACGGCCGCAATCAGGGCGGCCGTGTCGGCCTGTCCTATGGCAGCAACGGTCGCGGCATCTCCGGCAGTCTTGCCGGTTTCGGTGTCTATGAGGGCTTCGACTGGTTTGCCATGGTCCATGGCGCCAACGGAGACAATTACGAAGCAGGAAACGGCCGCGAAATGCCCGGCACCGAGCCCGCGACCCGGGGGGTGCTCACCAAATTCGGTTATGAATTCGAAGGTCATCGGATCGAACTGGCCTACGAATACAACAAGGATAACACCGACCGCGTCATCAAGATGAATATGGATCTTGGTCAGACGGACGAGGTATTTCCATTGAATGTGACCCGCAACTCGGTCAGCCTCAAGTATACGGCTGTCTCGCCTACCGATAACTGGGATCCCGAGGCAATGGTCTATTTCGCGCGCAATGGGTACTGGCGCCCGAACTATGCCGCGATACCTCCCCGCCTGACCAATGGCGATATGGACCTGGAATCCTCGACCGTCGGAGGGGTGATGAAGAACACCTTCACACTGGATCAGGGCCGGATCACCGCCGGGGTGGACTGGGCATATAACGACTATCGTGTCGACAATTTCGGCGACGCGGGGCTGGGCGTCTGGACGCTGGAGACCATGCAGATCGGCGCCTTCGTGCAGGGCCGGTTCGAGTTCGATAACGGCATCGACCTGTCCACGGGCATTCGGGTGGATCATCACCGCTTCACCGATTGGCACAACAATCGCTTTACCGACACAGGTGCCAGCGTAAACGGGACGGCCTCTTATGAATTCTCTGAAGGATACGAGGTTTTTGCAGGGGCCTCGCATACCTGGCTTGGCTATCAGGTCGGGGAATACGGCTTGCTGCATGCGCGGGACGAAAGCTTTACGACCAACCCCGATTACCGGCCTGCCGAGGCATCCAACATCAAGGTCGGCCTGAACGCGAACCAAGGCAACTGGACCGGCAACCTGACCTATTTCGACACCAAGCTGAAAGGTCTGGGCGAATACAATACAACCGTTGGCTATCTTGAGAATGCGGACGACTATCGCAGCAAAGGCTTTACGATGCAGGCTGCCTATAGCTGGGGCACAGGCCGGATCGGCGGCTCGTTCACCAAGGCGGACGTGACTCAGAACGGCACCAACGTCCTTCCGCAGGGTGGGACCGTCATGCCAGTCGGTGAACTGGCCACGCTGTTCATCGATCAGGAAATCCCGCAATATAACCTGAAGGTCGGCGGCACCATCGAATGGGCCGGCAAGCTTTCGACCGCAGAGATGCAGGAAGCCGGTTTCGCAGCCCACGATTCCTACACCGTAGTCAACCTTTACGGCGAATGGCGGCCACAGAACTACAAAAACATCGCTGTTCAGCTGAACGTCAACAACCTCTTCGATGAAGCCTATTACGAACGTTCAAGCTATGTTCAGGGCGGTCCGCGCGATGTGGACCCTCTTTGGGCTCCGGGTCGCACGGTCACGCTTGGCGTCAAGATGGACTTCTGA
- a CDS encoding ribonuclease D, producing the protein MSINLYQNDLPDDLDLGPVVAIDTETMGLDPRRDRLCLVQLSSGDGNAHLVQIARGQHEAPNLMRMLTDPAVLKLFHFGRFDIAALEAAFGVVTKPVWCTKIASKMVRTFTDRHGLKYLLSEVVGVDISKQQQTSDWGAAELSEAQLEYAASDVLYLHALKAGLEKRLEREGRLGLAQACFDFLPARAHLDLLGWGDENDIFHH; encoded by the coding sequence ATGAGCATCAATCTTTATCAAAACGACCTGCCGGACGATCTGGACCTGGGTCCGGTCGTGGCCATTGATACCGAGACGATGGGGCTCGACCCTCGCCGCGACCGGTTGTGTCTGGTGCAACTCTCCTCGGGCGACGGCAATGCGCATCTGGTGCAGATCGCCCGCGGCCAGCACGAGGCGCCCAACCTGATGCGGATGCTGACCGATCCGGCTGTGCTGAAGCTGTTCCACTTTGGCCGTTTCGATATCGCCGCGCTGGAAGCCGCCTTTGGGGTGGTGACCAAGCCGGTCTGGTGCACCAAGATCGCGTCGAAGATGGTGCGCACCTTTACCGACCGGCACGGACTGAAATACCTGCTTTCGGAAGTTGTCGGCGTCGATATTTCCAAGCAGCAGCAGACCAGCGACTGGGGCGCGGCAGAGCTGTCCGAAGCGCAGCTGGAATATGCCGCCTCGGACGTGCTGTATCTGCATGCGCTGAAAGCCGGGCTGGAAAAACGGCTGGAGCGCGAGGGGCGGCTGGGTCTGGCCCAGGCCTGTTTCGATTTCCTTCCCGCCCGGGCCCATCTGGACCTGCTGGGCTGGGGGGATGAAAACGACATCTTCCATCACTAG